In the Pithys albifrons albifrons isolate INPA30051 chromosome 3, PitAlb_v1, whole genome shotgun sequence genome, one interval contains:
- the RLIG1 gene encoding RNA ligase 1: MRRRCAVQRKVPCLFVTEVKKEPSAKRERQPFKVLATETLTGKALAADIHSAIPTEKVDGTCCYVTTYKGQPYLWARLDRRPNKQGEKKFRQFLHSLKDCKEFVWNIEEDFKPVPDTWIPAKDLEFSNGNPLPDENGHMPGWVPVEKNNKQYCWHSSVINYEAEIALVLKRHADPELLEITPVPLSELVGQTLELIGTNINANPYGIGSKKHPVHFLVPHGAFEIKNPPTLQQNDILSWFESSNEGKVEGIVWHCHDGCLIKLHRHHLDLPWPLAETYLNSQPVVISFNRTKYDCDFEPQSLFHYFSDLDGQRFDRLKDIKFDA, encoded by the exons ATGAGGCGGCGGTGCGCGGTGCAGCGCAAGGTGCCGTGTCTGTTCGTCACCGAGGTGAAGAAGGAGCCGTCGGCCAAGCGGGAGCGACAG CCATTTAAAGTTTTGGCAACTGAAACTTTAACTGGAAAGGCATTAGCGGCAGATATACACAGTGCAATTCCTACTGAAAAGGTGGATGGAACTTGCTGTTACGTAACTACGTATAAAG GGCAACCCTATCTATGGGCCAGGCTGGATCGAAGACCCAACAAACAAGGCGAAAAAAAGTTTAGACAATTCTTGCATTCATTGAAAGATTGCAAAG AATTTGTCTGGAATATTGAAGAGGATTTCAAGCCTGTTCCAGATACCTGGATTCCAGCAAAGGACTTAGAATTCTCTAATGGCAATCCTTTGCCTGATGAAAATGGACATATGCCAG GTTGGGTGCCTGTGGAGAAAAACAACAAGCAGTATTGCTGGCACTCATCTGTTATAAATTATGAGGCTGAAATAGCACTGGTACTGAAACGCCATGCTGACCCAGAGCTTCTGGAAATCACTCCGGTGCCATTGTCAGAACTTGTAGGACAAACATTGGAGCTTATTGGGACTAATATTAATGCAAATCCATATG GAATAGGAAGCAAGAAGCACCCTGTACATTTTCTGGTACCACATGGAGCATTTGAAATAAAGAATCCACCTACTTTACAGCAAAATGACATCCTGTCTTGGTTTGAAAGCTCCAATGAGGGTAAAGTTGAAGGAATTGTGTGGCACTGCCATGATGGGTGTTTAATCAAG ctCCATCGCCATCATCTTGATTTACCCTGGCCACTTGCAGAGACATACCTGAATTCTCAGCCtgttgtaatttcttttaatagaaCTAAATATGACTGTGACTTTGAACCACAGAGTTTGTTTCACTATTTTTCAGACTTGGATGGTCAAAGATTTGACAGACTCAAAGATATCAAGTTTGATGCTTAA